DNA sequence from the Vicia villosa cultivar HV-30 ecotype Madison, WI linkage group LG3, Vvil1.0, whole genome shotgun sequence genome:
GTCCAGAATTGTACTTTCAACATATTTTAAGAAATGTGGATATTTCTAACACACCTTCTTGAAAAGTATAACAATATCGGCATATAATTCTTCTGCAGAATAATATATTGTATCATTACTTGCATCCATTATTCTTTCCACTATCATGCTAGCCTTGGCCAATTTTCCTTCTTCACCATTTATTTGTTTGGTCCATACTACAGGTTTAAGTCAACTTCTCACATTCTTTATGATGTGATACCTACAAAGTAATGTGTATGATGTAGGAAACACCTTTTGCAACTCAATTCATCAATGCGGTATTACGACCGGTGACaatgatcttcaatgttttttcCTTGTTCTTTAAATTTTCTGGCACACTTCTAAAGCCCAATTTGCGTTGTCCTCTTTTTTGCTTTCTAAAAATGTAAGCACGACAGAATAAATCTTTTCGGTAAAGGTAACACCAACAATTTTCAATAGTGTAAGTTTGTACTTGTTGGTCTTATATGTTGAACTAATGATGAGTACAGTGGGAAAtatgttgaacaactttatgAAATCAtgatgagtccaaaatatatctCGAACGATTTCTCCATCCTTGCACACTCGGTACCTAGATACATAATTTTGATCATCCATAAGTTTCAACAGTTGCGGCATTTCAGTTTTATCGTCCCTTAACACCTTATTGTTAAGAACATGAGTATTGTATACTtgcttaatatttaaaatatttccgGGTCTTTTACGTTTAAAAGTTA
Encoded proteins:
- the LOC131657599 gene encoding uncharacterized protein LOC131657599, which produces MAEENEIVFDMTLNIVQLKYILVTFKRKRPGNILNIKQVYNTHVLNNKVLRDDKTEMPQLLKLMDDQNYVSRYRVCKDGEIVRDIFWTHHDFIKLFNIFPTVLIISSTYKTNKYKLTLLKIVGVTFTEKIYSVVLTFLESKKEDNANWALEVCQKI